The following proteins come from a genomic window of Aequorivita marisscotiae:
- the accB gene encoding acetyl-CoA carboxylase biotin carboxyl carrier protein — protein sequence MDLKDIQNLIKFVAKSGASEVKLETEDIKITIKTGSEDTKGETTYIQQIPTMGQPQMQMQQPQAAATPQAETATEAPATKTDSKYITIKSPIIGTFYRKPAPDKPVFVEVGDTINVGDVLCVIEAMKLFNEIESEVSGKIVKVLVDDSSPVEFDQPLFLVDPS from the coding sequence ATGGATTTAAAAGACATTCAAAACTTGATCAAGTTTGTGGCGAAAAGTGGCGCCAGCGAAGTAAAACTTGAAACGGAAGACATAAAGATCACAATTAAAACAGGATCTGAAGACACTAAAGGAGAAACTACTTACATTCAGCAAATACCAACGATGGGGCAACCGCAAATGCAAATGCAACAACCCCAAGCCGCGGCAACTCCACAGGCTGAAACGGCAACAGAAGCTCCTGCCACCAAAACCGATTCTAAATACATAACTATTAAGTCGCCAATAATTGGTACTTTCTACAGAAAACCCGCTCCAGACAAACCCGTTTTTGTTGAAGTTGGCGATACAATTAACGTAGGCGATGTGCTTTGCGTAATTGAAGCAATGAAACTTTTTAACGAAATAGAAAGCGAAGTTTCTGGTAAAATAGTAAAGGTTTTGGTAGACGATTCTTCACCGGTAGAATTCGACCAACCTTTGTTTTTAGTAGATCCGTCGTAA
- a CDS encoding beta-ketoacyl-ACP synthase III: MNTITAAITAVGSYVPDYVLSNKVLETMVDTNDEWITSRTGIKERRILKDKDKGTSYLAIQAAKDLLQKSNTDPAEIDMVIMATATPDMPVAATGVYVATQIGAVNAFSFDLVAACSSFLFGMSTAARYIESGKYKKVLLIGADKMSSIIDYTDRTTCIIFGDGGGAVLFEPNTENLGVKDEYLRTDGIGRPFLKIDAGGSLLPASNETVANKQHFVFQEGKTVFKFAVSNMADVCEKVMKNNNLTGQDVDWLVPHQANKRIIDAAASRMKLPDDKVMINIHKYGNTTSATLPLCLADYEKQLKKGDNLIFASFGGGFTWGAVYVKWAYDTN, translated from the coding sequence ATGAATACTATCACGGCAGCTATTACCGCTGTAGGGAGCTACGTTCCAGATTATGTTCTTTCCAACAAAGTACTGGAAACTATGGTAGATACCAACGACGAGTGGATTACCTCCAGAACCGGAATTAAGGAAAGGAGAATACTAAAGGATAAAGACAAAGGAACTTCCTATCTTGCTATCCAAGCGGCCAAAGACCTTCTCCAAAAAAGCAATACAGACCCTGCCGAAATAGATATGGTAATCATGGCAACCGCAACGCCAGATATGCCCGTGGCAGCCACAGGAGTTTATGTGGCTACACAAATTGGTGCCGTAAATGCATTTTCTTTTGACCTAGTTGCAGCTTGTTCCAGTTTTCTGTTCGGAATGTCAACGGCCGCGCGATATATTGAATCAGGAAAATACAAAAAGGTGCTTCTAATTGGCGCAGACAAAATGTCGTCTATAATAGATTATACCGATAGAACAACATGCATTATATTTGGTGATGGCGGCGGCGCAGTTCTATTTGAACCAAACACAGAAAACCTTGGTGTAAAAGACGAATACCTTCGTACCGATGGTATAGGCAGGCCATTTTTAAAAATTGATGCTGGCGGCTCTTTGCTTCCGGCTTCAAATGAAACGGTGGCCAACAAACAACACTTTGTCTTTCAGGAGGGAAAAACAGTTTTTAAATTCGCCGTTTCGAATATGGCAGACGTTTGCGAAAAGGTAATGAAAAACAATAACCTTACAGGCCAAGATGTAGACTGGCTTGTGCCGCATCAGGCTAACAAGCGTATTATTGATGCAGCTGCTTCGCGAATGAAATTGCCCGATGATAAGGTAATGATAAACATTCACAAATACGGCAATACTACTTCTGCTACGTTGCCACTGTGTTTGGCCGATTATGAAAAACAACTTAAAAAGGGCGATAATTTAATATTCGCCTCATTCGGAGGAGGATTTACTTGGGGCGCTGTTTATGTAAAATGGGCCTACGATACTAATTAA
- the pheS gene encoding phenylalanine--tRNA ligase subunit alpha yields MINTLKKHIAEVQDFSSTNKEEIENFRIKYLGKKGILNNFFAEFKNVPNAQKKEFGQVINTLKNAAQNKVDSLREALENSTEVKGIYGDLSRPGEVIPLGARHPISIVKNKIIDIFLRIGFNVSEGPEIEDDWHNFTALNLPEYHPARDMQDTFFVQTNPDVLLRTHTSSVQVRYMENNKPPIRTISPGRVYRNEAISARSHCFFHQVEGLYVDKGVSFADLKQTLQYFTTEMFGKSKIRLRPSYFPFTEPSAEVDVYWGLETETDYKITKGTGWLEIGGCGMVDPNVLKNCGIDPEVYSGFAFGVGIDRIAMLLHQIPDIRMFSENDVRFLDQFKSVL; encoded by the coding sequence ATGATAAACACACTAAAAAAACACATAGCCGAAGTACAGGATTTCTCTTCCACCAATAAAGAAGAAATAGAAAACTTCCGCATAAAATATTTGGGCAAAAAAGGAATTTTAAACAACTTTTTCGCCGAGTTTAAAAATGTGCCCAATGCCCAGAAAAAAGAATTTGGGCAAGTTATAAACACGCTTAAAAATGCAGCCCAAAACAAAGTAGATTCGCTAAGGGAAGCTCTCGAAAACAGCACAGAAGTTAAAGGCATTTACGGCGATCTTTCCCGACCGGGTGAAGTTATTCCGTTAGGTGCACGTCATCCTATCTCTATTGTTAAAAACAAAATAATAGATATTTTTTTACGCATTGGTTTTAATGTTTCTGAAGGTCCCGAAATAGAGGACGACTGGCATAACTTCACTGCTTTAAATTTACCGGAATATCACCCCGCCCGCGATATGCAGGACACGTTTTTTGTGCAAACCAATCCGGATGTTTTGCTGCGCACCCATACTTCGTCTGTTCAAGTGCGATATATGGAAAACAACAAACCGCCAATTCGCACAATATCGCCCGGTCGTGTTTACCGAAATGAAGCTATCTCGGCACGTTCGCACTGCTTTTTTCATCAAGTGGAAGGTTTGTACGTTGATAAAGGTGTAAGCTTCGCAGACCTTAAGCAAACGCTGCAATATTTCACTACTGAAATGTTCGGAAAATCTAAAATCCGTCTTCGTCCCTCCTACTTTCCCTTTACTGAGCCCAGCGCCGAAGTTGATGTTTATTGGGGTTTGGAAACCGAAACAGATTATAAAATTACAAAAGGAACCGGCTGGTTAGAAATTGGTGGCTGTGGAATGGTAGATCCCAACGTTCTTAAAAATTGCGGCATTGACCCCGAAGTGTACTCCGGATTTGCTTTTGGCGTAGGCATAGACCGAATTGCAATGTTGTTGCACCAAATTCCAGATATTAGAATGTTCAGCGAAAACGACGTTCGCTTTTTAGACCAATTTAAAAGTGTGCTTTAA
- a CDS encoding FUSC family protein — protein sequence MKNSENIVKESLKDLSEYFSSTDFSRAILLGIALTVPILLGIKFNVLSIGITITIGAMLASPSDISGSIRHKITGLLLATLLAMLVSFIGGYLHLSLWFLFPILGILMFFISYISIYGFRASLISFSGLLALVLSFSNVSVDMQPYERSLLIGIGGLWYVGLSLLRQYIFPKAATEYYLSKTLRLTADYLHTRGELVVENNDRSELLKQLLNTQTELTSIHETLRDILISSRAGSGKSDYEGKRMLIFVQLVDMLELAMANPVNYSKTDALFKKKPQQLADFQGLLFAMSDRLRVISNFLSKPKRLRKNHSIESFLQRVKDDVFASEDGYTDDLLMLRNLYKYQKEQVKKIEKIEWLLGNPDRQQIPFIKSENAKRFLTKQNYDFEILVENFNLRSTIFKHSLRLATMTMIGYAVGIVFAVQNPYWILLTLIVIMRPTFGLTKTRSKERTIGTLIGGALAVAIVLITKNTTVYGILAITSLVIAFSMVQRNYKASATFITLSVVFIYALLSPDVFNVIQFRVTDTIIGAGLATLGNLLLWPAWEIHSLQNTLVETVKANRIYLQEIIAFYNNKGDVSDDYKVARKKAFLEMSDLSSAFQRMTQEPKSRRKNIDKIYEIAMLNHTFLASLASLSTYIINNPTTPASENFNTIASRIVQNLLLAESILESKTVSETLEDSHNLEDLFEATFGNNLKPTEVEKIQKSAAFVSKLEEAHLVREQLKWLLTMSEKIPKVLKATTF from the coding sequence TTGAAAAATTCTGAAAACATCGTTAAGGAATCGCTCAAAGATCTTTCGGAATACTTTAGTAGTACCGATTTTTCGAGAGCTATTTTACTAGGAATTGCACTTACTGTGCCTATACTTCTTGGCATTAAATTTAACGTTCTTTCCATAGGAATTACAATTACTATTGGCGCAATGCTCGCTTCGCCCAGTGATATTAGCGGCAGTATCAGACACAAAATAACTGGTCTTTTATTGGCTACTTTGCTCGCAATGCTTGTTAGTTTTATAGGAGGCTATTTACATCTTTCGTTGTGGTTTCTATTTCCAATTTTGGGAATATTAATGTTCTTCATTTCATATATTTCAATCTATGGGTTTCGGGCATCGCTTATTAGCTTCTCAGGTCTTTTGGCTCTGGTGCTAAGTTTTTCGAACGTTTCAGTAGATATGCAACCTTATGAAAGATCGCTTTTAATTGGTATTGGCGGACTATGGTACGTTGGGCTTTCCTTGCTCAGACAATATATTTTTCCGAAAGCTGCTACAGAATATTATCTTTCAAAAACACTTCGGCTTACCGCAGATTATTTACATACCCGTGGCGAATTGGTTGTAGAAAATAATGACAGGTCTGAGTTGCTAAAACAACTTTTAAATACTCAAACAGAGCTTACCTCCATTCACGAAACCCTACGCGATATATTAATTTCGAGCAGAGCGGGATCGGGAAAATCTGATTACGAAGGCAAAAGAATGCTCATTTTTGTACAATTGGTAGATATGCTTGAGCTAGCTATGGCCAATCCGGTAAATTATTCAAAAACCGATGCGCTCTTTAAAAAGAAACCGCAACAATTAGCAGATTTCCAAGGTTTGTTATTTGCAATGAGCGATAGGTTACGGGTAATTTCTAATTTTCTTTCGAAACCGAAACGACTTCGAAAAAACCACAGTATCGAATCATTTTTACAAAGAGTAAAAGACGATGTTTTTGCTTCAGAAGATGGATATACTGATGATTTATTAATGCTCCGAAACCTTTATAAATATCAAAAAGAGCAAGTAAAAAAAATAGAAAAGATAGAATGGTTGCTCGGCAATCCGGATCGCCAACAAATTCCATTTATAAAAAGTGAAAACGCAAAGAGGTTTTTAACCAAACAAAATTACGATTTTGAAATTTTGGTCGAAAATTTTAATCTACGGTCTACCATTTTTAAACATTCACTTCGGCTCGCTACTATGACAATGATTGGGTATGCCGTGGGAATTGTTTTTGCGGTTCAAAATCCGTATTGGATATTACTAACCTTAATCGTTATCATGCGGCCTACGTTTGGGCTAACAAAAACGCGTTCAAAGGAAAGAACTATTGGTACGTTAATTGGCGGAGCCTTGGCGGTAGCAATTGTTTTAATCACCAAAAATACCACCGTTTATGGCATTTTAGCCATAACCTCGTTAGTTATTGCCTTTTCAATGGTACAACGCAATTACAAAGCTTCAGCCACCTTTATTACCTTAAGTGTGGTTTTTATTTATGCATTGCTTAGCCCAGATGTTTTTAATGTTATCCAGTTTCGCGTAACAGACACAATAATCGGAGCCGGCTTGGCAACCCTCGGTAATTTGCTGCTTTGGCCCGCGTGGGAAATACACAGTCTGCAAAATACCTTAGTAGAAACCGTAAAAGCTAATCGTATTTATTTACAGGAAATTATAGCTTTTTATAATAATAAAGGAGATGTATCTGATGATTATAAAGTAGCACGAAAAAAAGCATTCTTAGAAATGTCAGACTTAAGTTCGGCATTTCAACGTATGACCCAGGAGCCAAAATCCCGACGAAAAAATATTGATAAAATATACGAAATTGCCATGCTTAATCACACTTTTTTAGCGTCATTAGCCTCTTTGAGTACCTATATTATAAACAACCCAACTACTCCAGCCTCGGAGAATTTTAATACCATCGCTTCAAGAATAGTTCAAAATCTATTGTTGGCAGAATCAATTTTGGAGAGTAAAACCGTATCTGAAACTTTGGAAGACTCCCACAATCTTGAGGATTTATTTGAAGCAACTTTCGGTAATAACCTAAAACCTACAGAAGTAGAAAAGATACAAAAATCTGCTGCCTTTGTCTCAAAATTGGAAGAAGCCCATCTGGTTAGAGAACAATTAAAATGGCTACTTACAATGAGCGAAAAAATACCAAAGGTTTTAAAGGCTACTACATTTTAA
- a CDS encoding NADP-dependent oxidoreductase, producing MKNKTISLKERPSGKPTLNNFEISEEEVPKPKDGELLLQAKYVSVDPYLRGRMRDQKSYIPPFELGKPLESGIIAEVLESNNKNFTKGEFVNGMLQWKKFQTSNGNGLNKVDRKHAPLKTYLGVLGLTGLTAYLGLEKIGKLQKGETLLVSGAAGAVGSVVGQIGKIKGCRVVGIAGSEEKIDRIQEKFGFDAAINYKTTTNINKAVAAACPNGVDVYFDNVGGEILDAALVNMNRYGRVINCGAISLYNKTETPTGPRVEPLLIKNSILMQGFIVRDFVKDFGPAQKQLAKWMEEDKLTYLETVVEGFENIPQAFIDLFDGKNKGKMIVVV from the coding sequence ATGAAAAATAAAACTATATCACTGAAAGAACGACCAAGCGGAAAGCCTACTCTAAATAATTTTGAAATATCTGAAGAAGAAGTGCCAAAACCAAAGGATGGGGAGCTATTATTACAAGCAAAGTACGTTTCTGTAGATCCGTATTTGCGGGGTCGGATGCGCGATCAAAAATCGTACATTCCGCCGTTCGAGCTTGGTAAACCGTTAGAGTCTGGCATTATTGCTGAAGTTCTGGAATCTAACAACAAAAATTTTACGAAAGGCGAATTCGTCAATGGAATGCTTCAGTGGAAAAAATTTCAAACTTCAAACGGAAATGGACTTAATAAAGTTGACCGAAAACACGCTCCCCTAAAAACCTATTTGGGCGTATTGGGATTAACTGGTTTAACGGCCTATTTAGGATTGGAAAAAATAGGAAAACTTCAAAAAGGTGAAACACTGCTAGTATCTGGAGCTGCCGGTGCTGTAGGAAGTGTGGTGGGACAAATAGGAAAAATAAAAGGCTGCCGTGTTGTGGGCATAGCTGGAAGCGAAGAAAAAATTGATAGAATTCAAGAGAAATTTGGGTTTGATGCTGCCATTAATTACAAGACTACAACAAATATTAATAAGGCGGTTGCGGCTGCCTGCCCCAATGGCGTTGATGTTTATTTTGACAATGTTGGTGGTGAAATTTTAGATGCCGCACTTGTAAATATGAATAGGTACGGAAGAGTTATTAATTGCGGTGCCATCTCACTTTACAATAAAACTGAAACACCAACTGGACCCCGAGTTGAACCGCTACTTATTAAAAACAGTATTTTAATGCAGGGTTTTATTGTACGCGATTTTGTAAAAGATTTTGGTCCTGCCCAAAAACAACTTGCAAAATGGATGGAGGAAGATAAACTCACCTATTTGGAAACCGTTGTTGAGGGTTTTGAAAATATTCCACAGGCTTTTATAGATTTATTTGATGGTAAAAACAAGGGAAAAATGATTGTTGTAGTGTAA
- the mtgA gene encoding monofunctional biosynthetic peptidoglycan transglycosylase → MIKKLFRFIFKLILWFIGLTVLWVLIYKFVPVPYTPLMVIRAVEGSKEYKTRHDWVPIEEISPYLQLAVICAEDQTFLSHNGFDREAIEKALKHNEKGKKIRGGSTISQQTAKNVFLWPDRTWFRKGLEAYFTLLIENIWSKERILEVYLNSIEMGEGVFGAEAASQFWFKKSAKNLKAENAAAIAAILPSPQRYSANPPGSYVARRTQWILRQMRYYGPFSLEKQQPKDTNKKQKK, encoded by the coding sequence ATGATTAAAAAACTTTTCAGATTTATATTTAAACTTATACTCTGGTTTATTGGGCTTACAGTTTTATGGGTGCTTATTTACAAATTTGTACCAGTGCCTTATACGCCATTAATGGTAATTCGCGCCGTAGAAGGTAGCAAAGAGTATAAAACGCGACATGACTGGGTGCCAATTGAAGAAATTTCTCCATACTTGCAATTGGCAGTTATATGCGCCGAGGATCAAACCTTTTTGAGCCATAATGGGTTTGATAGGGAAGCTATTGAAAAGGCATTAAAGCACAACGAAAAAGGTAAGAAAATTAGAGGAGGCAGTACTATTTCGCAACAAACAGCAAAAAATGTCTTTTTATGGCCTGACCGGACGTGGTTCCGAAAAGGCCTGGAGGCATATTTTACCTTGCTCATCGAAAATATTTGGAGCAAAGAGCGAATTTTAGAAGTATATTTAAACAGCATTGAAATGGGGGAGGGCGTGTTTGGCGCCGAAGCAGCCTCACAATTTTGGTTTAAAAAGTCGGCAAAAAACTTAAAAGCAGAAAACGCTGCTGCAATCGCAGCAATATTGCCCAGTCCACAACGCTATAGTGCCAATCCACCAGGATCATATGTGGCGAGACGCACCCAATGGATTTTGAGACAAATGCGTTATTACGGTCCTTTTAGCCTAGAGAAACAACAACCAAAAGATACTAATAAGAAGCAAAAAAAATGA
- a CDS encoding ABC transporter ATP-binding protein — translation MLKVEIDSFSYSERTILTNIYFTLKPGEHLSILGESGCGKSTVLHLIYGLLHLEFGSIFYNGKKLLGPTKTLIPGETFMKLVAQEFNIMPFTTVAENLASHLSGLNQEKDTQRINTLLEVVEMEAFKNTLVKNLSGGQKQRVALAKALANKPEILLLDEPFSNIDTFRKNKLQRKIYNYLKEKQISCITATHESDEALAYSDQILMLKDGSNEMLGTPEFIYNNVKTEYQAGFFGEANILPKKLFCKTKTDETIVVFPHQLNISDKKTKLEVSIIQSYFKGDHYLIESHWNAQTIFFNHRDSLATNNVYFLSFFNKKN, via the coding sequence ATGTTAAAAGTTGAAATAGATTCCTTTTCCTATTCCGAAAGAACAATATTAACAAACATATATTTCACGTTAAAACCCGGTGAGCACCTCAGCATACTCGGAGAAAGCGGCTGCGGAAAATCTACCGTTTTGCATCTTATTTACGGATTGCTTCATTTAGAATTCGGAAGTATTTTTTACAATGGGAAAAAATTACTCGGACCAACAAAAACGCTTATTCCGGGTGAAACGTTTATGAAACTTGTAGCGCAGGAATTTAATATTATGCCTTTTACCACGGTAGCCGAAAATTTAGCATCGCATCTTTCTGGCCTAAATCAGGAAAAAGATACACAGCGAATAAACACTCTGCTTGAAGTGGTAGAAATGGAAGCCTTTAAAAATACTTTGGTTAAAAATCTTAGTGGCGGTCAAAAACAACGGGTGGCCTTGGCAAAAGCATTGGCAAACAAACCCGAAATTCTTTTACTGGACGAGCCTTTCAGCAATATTGATACTTTTAGAAAGAATAAACTTCAGCGAAAAATTTATAATTACTTAAAAGAAAAGCAGATTAGTTGCATTACCGCAACCCACGAAAGTGATGAAGCTTTGGCATATTCTGATCAAATTTTAATGTTGAAAGATGGTTCCAATGAAATGCTCGGCACCCCTGAATTTATCTATAATAATGTTAAAACCGAATATCAAGCGGGATTTTTTGGCGAGGCGAATATTCTTCCAAAAAAATTATTCTGTAAAACTAAAACTGATGAAACAATAGTTGTCTTTCCACATCAATTAAATATTTCTGACAAAAAAACCAAGCTTGAAGTATCAATTATACAAAGCTACTTTAAAGGTGACCATTATCTTATTGAAAGCCATTGGAACGCGCAGACAATCTTTTTTAATCATCGCGATTCGCTCGCAACAAATAACGTTTATTTTCTTTCGTTTTTTAATAAAAAAAATTAG
- a CDS encoding NAD(P)/FAD-dependent oxidoreductase, with translation MNLSFWEHKTWFSNIDFAVIGSGIVGINCALALRKKFPKSKIVVFERGTLPSGASTKNAGFACFGSISEILDDLKNHSEEEVVELVKNRVEGLKLLRNTLGDKQLGYQENGGYELFTNEDAELFETCKSKTAYVNELLKPIFNAEVFSEKKNHFGFKNIQPNLIYSKFEGQINTGKMILGLIKKASEENILILNATEITNIIDTGENVSLQLNSSENISVKKVFIATNGFAKQFLKEDVTPARAQVLVTKPIKNLAIKGTFHLEKGYYYFRNIENRILLGGGRNLDFKAEETTEMELTQLVQNKLEQLLKTVILPNHNFETDQRWSGIMGIGKQKKPILKNVSNNVFCGVRLGGMGVAIGSSIGNQLANLYD, from the coding sequence ATGAACCTTTCTTTTTGGGAGCATAAAACCTGGTTTTCTAATATAGATTTTGCTGTTATTGGCAGCGGAATTGTAGGCATAAATTGTGCACTTGCTCTGCGTAAAAAATTTCCAAAAAGTAAAATTGTAGTGTTTGAACGCGGTACACTTCCCAGTGGCGCTAGTACAAAAAATGCTGGATTTGCCTGCTTCGGAAGTATTTCTGAAATATTAGACGACTTAAAAAACCATTCGGAAGAAGAAGTAGTTGAGCTTGTAAAAAATAGGGTGGAGGGCTTAAAATTATTACGAAATACACTTGGCGATAAACAATTAGGGTATCAAGAAAATGGCGGCTACGAACTTTTCACTAACGAAGATGCTGAACTTTTTGAAACTTGTAAATCAAAAACTGCTTATGTAAATGAGTTGTTGAAACCTATTTTTAATGCTGAAGTTTTTTCAGAAAAGAAAAACCATTTCGGGTTTAAAAATATTCAACCAAACCTCATATACAGCAAATTTGAAGGTCAGATTAATACCGGAAAAATGATACTCGGGCTAATCAAAAAAGCTTCCGAAGAAAACATATTGATTTTAAATGCTACCGAAATCACCAACATTATAGATACAGGCGAAAATGTTTCACTTCAATTGAATTCCTCGGAAAATATTTCGGTAAAAAAAGTTTTTATTGCAACAAATGGGTTTGCGAAACAATTTTTAAAAGAAGATGTTACCCCAGCAAGAGCGCAGGTTTTAGTAACGAAACCCATTAAAAACCTCGCCATAAAAGGAACCTTTCATTTGGAAAAGGGATATTATTACTTCAGAAATATTGAAAACAGAATCCTACTTGGAGGCGGACGAAATCTAGATTTTAAAGCAGAAGAAACCACCGAAATGGAGTTGACACAACTGGTGCAAAACAAGTTGGAGCAATTACTTAAAACCGTAATTTTACCGAACCATAATTTTGAAACTGATCAACGTTGGAGCGGCATTATGGGCATTGGAAAACAGAAAAAACCAATTTTAAAAAACGTGTCCAACAATGTATTCTGTGGCGTACGACTGGGCGGAATGGGTGTTGCAATAGGAAGTTCTATTGGCAACCAATTAGCAAATTTATATGATTAA
- the accC gene encoding acetyl-CoA carboxylase biotin carboxylase subunit: MFKKILIANRGEIALRIIRTCREMGIKSVAVYSTADEESLHVRFADEAVCIGPPASNLSYLKMSNIIAAAEITNADAIHPGYGFLSENAKFSKICHEHGIKFIGASPDMIERMGDKASAKATMKAAGVPTVPGSEGIIEDFEQCEKLAEEVGYPVMLKATAGGGGKGMRAVWKKEELKKAWDSARQEAAAAFGNDGMYMEKLIEEPRHIEIQIVGDSSGKACHLSERDCSIQRRHQKLTEETPSPFMTKKLRTEMGNAAVKAAEYIKYEGAGTIEFLVDKHRNFYFMEMNTRIQVEHPITEQVIDYDLIREQILVAAGIPISGKNYTPQLHSIECRINAEDPYNDFRPSPGKITVLHAPGGHGVRLDTHVYAGYTIVPYYDSMIAKLITTAQTREEAISKMKRALDEFVIEGIKTTIPFHRQLMDDPNYVAGNYTTAFMNTFKMDEPEEE, from the coding sequence ATGTTCAAAAAAATATTAATTGCAAATAGGGGCGAAATAGCACTGCGAATAATTCGTACCTGCCGCGAGATGGGTATTAAATCTGTTGCAGTTTATTCTACCGCCGATGAGGAAAGTTTACATGTGCGTTTTGCAGATGAAGCCGTTTGCATTGGGCCACCAGCCAGTAATCTTAGCTACCTTAAAATGTCTAATATAATTGCCGCTGCCGAAATTACAAACGCAGACGCAATTCACCCTGGCTATGGTTTTCTTTCTGAAAATGCTAAATTTTCAAAAATCTGTCACGAACACGGTATAAAATTTATTGGGGCTTCCCCAGACATGATTGAGCGCATGGGCGACAAAGCTTCGGCCAAAGCAACTATGAAGGCTGCTGGAGTACCCACTGTTCCCGGGAGCGAAGGTATTATTGAAGATTTTGAGCAATGTGAAAAACTGGCCGAAGAAGTTGGTTATCCAGTAATGCTTAAAGCTACTGCAGGTGGTGGTGGTAAAGGAATGCGCGCTGTTTGGAAAAAGGAAGAGCTTAAAAAAGCTTGGGACAGTGCTCGCCAAGAAGCCGCTGCAGCCTTCGGAAACGACGGCATGTATATGGAAAAACTTATTGAAGAGCCACGCCATATAGAAATTCAAATTGTAGGCGATAGTAGCGGTAAAGCTTGCCATTTAAGCGAACGCGATTGTTCTATTCAGCGTCGCCATCAAAAACTTACCGAAGAAACCCCAAGCCCATTTATGACGAAAAAACTTCGAACAGAAATGGGGAATGCCGCTGTAAAAGCAGCTGAATACATAAAATACGAAGGCGCCGGTACCATAGAATTTTTGGTAGATAAACACCGAAATTTCTACTTTATGGAAATGAATACGCGTATTCAGGTAGAACACCCAATTACCGAACAGGTGATTGATTACGACTTAATAAGAGAGCAAATTTTAGTGGCTGCTGGAATTCCAATTTCTGGTAAAAATTACACGCCACAATTACACTCAATAGAATGTAGAATTAACGCCGAAGACCCGTACAACGACTTCCGTCCGTCACCCGGAAAAATAACGGTTTTACACGCACCCGGAGGACACGGTGTACGTTTAGATACGCACGTTTATGCGGGATATACCATTGTGCCGTATTACGATTCTATGATCGCTAAACTAATTACCACTGCACAAACTCGCGAAGAAGCTATTAGCAAAATGAAACGCGCTTTAGACGAATTCGTTATTGAAGGTATAAAAACCACAATTCCATTTCACCGTCAATTAATGGACGATCCAAATTATGTGGCAGGAAACTATACCACGGCTTTTATGAATACTTTTAAAATGGACGAGCCCGAGGAGGAATAA
- a CDS encoding 3-oxoacyl-ACP synthase, producing MTAVELKTELLQHCQKQVDNRYSKIKQTIEAIEESLLEESKSSSGDKHETGRAMLQIDRENAGKQLHEIEKIAQLLKKIDVNTTSDYARLGSLVYTDKFAYYISISIGSVEIDETDYLCVALNSPVGLLISGKRKGDEFTLNGNLFKIKKVK from the coding sequence ATGACCGCAGTAGAACTAAAAACCGAATTGTTGCAACACTGCCAAAAACAGGTTGACAACCGTTACTCCAAAATAAAACAAACCATTGAGGCAATTGAAGAATCGCTGCTTGAAGAATCTAAAAGTAGCAGCGGCGACAAACATGAAACTGGTAGGGCAATGCTTCAAATAGATAGGGAAAACGCGGGAAAGCAACTTCACGAAATTGAAAAAATAGCACAACTTCTCAAAAAAATTGATGTAAATACTACTTCAGATTATGCGCGATTGGGCAGTTTGGTTTATACCGATAAGTTTGCCTATTACATTAGTATTTCTATTGGTAGCGTTGAAATAGATGAAACAGATTATCTCTGTGTGGCGCTAAATTCGCCGGTTGGTTTGCTTATTTCTGGAAAACGGAAGGGCGATGAATTTACACTGAATGGAAATCTATTTAAGATTAAAAAGGTGAAATAA